In one window of Methanofastidiosum sp. DNA:
- a CDS encoding molybdopterin-dependent oxidoreductase gives MNRNYIPVLAILVLVLSLGCTTQNVPATPDYTVNFTGLHSETLSLSQLKTMKAETFDATLVKSTGTEIPSNYTGVKLMDILTSYGVQPEYISFVAEDGYMITLVKDEYDGAYLCYAEKGVQLTQETGGPIQIVIPDQPGKLWLTWLKEIKLLDSSNALVVTGNTKVTIVLTPEDLGRFEKKTIQAEFKGEMGTYTGVPLVAILDRARYADTATSIKFIASDGYSKEVSFQEAYSKENILITDDFRLIMPGYASGFWINNLRRVEVI, from the coding sequence TTGAATAGAAATTATATACCAGTATTGGCAATACTAGTTTTAGTATTAAGTTTAGGATGTACAACTCAAAATGTACCCGCTACACCCGATTATACGGTGAATTTTACAGGACTGCATAGCGAAACTTTGTCTTTAAGCCAACTTAAGACGATGAAAGCTGAAACTTTTGATGCCACTCTTGTTAAGTCAACTGGAACAGAAATTCCAAGCAATTATACTGGCGTAAAACTAATGGACATACTAACTAGCTATGGCGTCCAACCTGAATACATATCTTTCGTTGCAGAAGATGGATACATGATTACTCTTGTGAAGGATGAATACGATGGAGCATATTTATGCTACGCAGAAAAAGGAGTTCAGTTAACACAAGAAACAGGCGGACCTATACAGATTGTAATACCCGATCAACCAGGAAAGCTTTGGTTAACTTGGTTAAAAGAAATAAAGCTACTTGATTCTTCAAATGCATTAGTTGTTACAGGAAACACAAAAGTTACAATAGTATTAACTCCAGAAGATTTAGGCAGATTTGAAAAGAAAACTATTCAAGCTGAATTCAAAGGAGAAATGGGGACATACACAGGGGTACCATTAGTTGCAATACTAGATAGAGCTAGATACGCAGATACTGCTACATCAATTAAATTTATTGCATCAGATGGATATTCAAAAGAAGTTTCATTCCAAGAAGCATATTCTAAAGAAAATATACTCATAACTGACGATTTTAGACTGATTATGCCCGGATATGCATCTGGATTTTGGATTAATAACTTAAGAAGAGTGGAAGTAATATGA